Sequence from the Miscanthus floridulus cultivar M001 chromosome 16, ASM1932011v1, whole genome shotgun sequence genome:
CCCTGCGTCGCCGTCCTCCGCCCGCGCAGTCCTCGCCTCGCCGTCCTCGCCTCGCCGTGCCGTCCTCGCCTCGCCTTGCTGTCCTCGCACGTGCCTCTGCTCCACGCGCCAGTGACGCCGTCCGTGACGACGAggtagtagtactactagtagtagtagtttactTTGTTAATACCTgcttatattcttctgcatggattggaaatacatttgtggttgtcggccatcgtgcctgacatgtatatgtgtttgtcggccatcgtgccgtctttTCTTGCAGGTTTGGTAACCTTCCCGTACAGGGGAGACGCTGCCGAAATTTTTCGTTCTCActaattgtttttctttttcaggaGGGCTCCCATTGGAGGCTAGCCGGAGGAGCACGACTcggcactgccccgctagcctttctTCACCGGCACCTGTGGTATGACCCCTCTTTCCGCCACATGTAGTCGTAGGTCGCgttacccagttaggcgtctcccgtccgaaatggatacggttggaagtatgcgttcttcgcatatgtataaccgtatccgtttcggattgtccatgttatttggacagcccgaggatgcgcaGACGAGGTTAGCTCCCATGTTCCGCTCTCGTCCGAGTCGGAGTTTCAGCaggacctccccgttgttctctggatacacactctccccgccgggacgtgtatcgggagaacagcggggaggtgctgccgaaattccgtctcggacgggagcggagcatggaagctaacctcgtctgcgcatgctcgggtgggattaggacctatccttcacctattagatggtaggagcgtgttgtagatgcacttgctggttttatcacatgttaacattgcCGCATGACAGAGCATgggtgaccgtgagtggatgtactcgggcTTCGCAAGTAAGAGCCACGAATGGATTAGGGGGACGACTGAgttcctggagcatgcatttggcccagctgctaaagggtcgattcggatgccgtgtccctgcagcgagtgcaggaacaagaagaagaaagtaaaggCTCAGGTGTTGAGAGATCTGTTCAAGCACGGGTTCGTTCCAAACTATACCCGTTGGCGCCACCATGGTGAATACCATCCTATTAGGGACGAGGTGGTGCGACCCATCCTCGAGGAGTATGATGGCGATGCCGGGATGGCAGACATGATGGCAGACTTCCACGAAGCACAGTTTGGCGAAGGAATGGATGTGGAGGAAGATCCGAAGGAAACCGCGAAGGCCTTCTAtgacatgatggagtcggcacagaagccccttcacgagaagacaaagcttacgcaACTGGATGCCGTCTCACGCCTGATAGGGTTGAAGTCGCAGCTGGGCATTAGTCGAGATGGCTTCGATCTCGTGTTGAGCATTGTTGGGGGACTGCTTCCGGCAGATCATGTCCTGCCGACGAACACCTACGCTACACAGaagctccttcgtgcacttaagatgccgtatgaggggatccatgcttgtccaaaggggtgcgtcctattcagGGGAGACCTCGAGGAAGCAAAAACCTGTCCGAAGTGCGATGCCTCTAGGTTCGTGTTGGTAGAAGGCTCTGATGGCAGCATGAAACAGTCTAAGGTCCCCGAGAAGGTCatacggcaccttcctttcctaccgaggcTGCAACGGCTGTATATGACGGAGGAGTCCGCGAaatagatgacgtggcacaagaatggcaaaagataccatcctgacaagatggtacacccggcGGACGGTGATGCATGGAAGCACTTCGATAACATGAATCCTGTCAAGGCTatggaggctcggaatgtacgcgtagcgctggcaacagatgggttcaacccatttggaatgatggcggccccgtacacttgcTGGCCCATGTttgtgatccccctcaatctcccccccggcgtcatgtttgaacctaagaatgtgcTCTTGACGCTGATAATACCTGGACACCCGGGcgacaatatgggtgtgttcatgaagCCGGTGTgggatgaattggaacttgcttgGGAAGAGGGGGTACTCACGTACGACCGGGCTACGAAGAGGAACTTcagaatgcatgtgtggtaccagtattcaatgcatgacttcctggcgtatggcttaTTCAGtgggtggtgtgttcacgggaagttcccttgcCCGACATGCAAGGCAGATGTGATGTTCACCTGGCTGGCCAAGGGCGGCAAGTTTTCTTCTTTCGACAAGCATCGCCAATTCCTGCCTGAGAACCATGAATTCAGGCTAGATGTAAAGCACTTCACGAAAGGCATTCAAGTCACCGGCCCCATTCCGCAGGTTAAGAGCCCTGCCGCCGTCCTTGCCGACATACAGGCTCTCGAACCTGAGGAAACAGGTGGGTTTAAGGGATATGCTCGggaccacatgtggactcatatatcgggcttgactaggctcccctacttcaaggaccttcttcttccacacaacatcgatgtaatgcacacagaaaagaatgtgGCCAAGGCactctgggcaacactcatggacgttGGCAAAAAGTCGAAGGACAACGTCAAGGCTAGACTGGACCTGGAGATGATCTGTGATAGACCAAACCTGGTGATGAAGACCCCTGCGCCCGGTAGGAAATGGAAAAGGGGGCCGGCCGATTACATCCTGAAAAGGGCAGATAGGAAGGAAGTTCTGCAGTGGATCAAGACGTTAAAGTTCCTCGATGGGTATATGGCGAATCTGAGCAGGGGTGTGAACTTGCAGACTAtgaaagtcttagggatgaagagccatgacttccacatatggattgagcggatccttcctgcgatgacccggggatacctcccagagcatgtgtggcgcgtcctggcagagttgagcttcttcttccgccagctttgtgccaaggagttgtcTCGGGATGTTTGTGTTGAACTAGAGAAGGCTGCACctctgttgctctgcaagttggagatgatatttccacccggcttctttctGTCCATGCAGCATCTGATCTTGCACCTACCGCGCGAGGCACGGTTGGGGggtcccgtgcaggcccgttggtgctatccaatcgagaggtgtctaaagcttcttcggaaaaattgtagaaataaagccaagatTGAGGCTTCCGTGGGAGAGGCCTccgttctagaggaggtgtcgacctTCACACAGGCGTACTATACTGAGAAGCTTCCCAGCATGCACAATCCAACCCCTCATTACAACGCTGACGAGAACTCATCGatactcagccttttccaaggggatCTCGGGAGTGGAAGCGCAGGTACCAACAAGCAGTTGAACCATCAGGAGTGGCAGACTATCATGTTCACATTGTTGatcaaccttgatgaagtgattCCTTATCagaagtaagttctcaatgagcttgttacctacgccgtcactatcctccatctatcaTGGTCTGACCCTCTAGTTTCTTCCTTCTTTTAGGGAATTTATTAGTCAATACTGGAGAGGCAATAGGGCTCCTACCGAGCAAGAAGAAGACAATCTTCTTAGACacggtgtgcccgatttcatctCCTGGTTCTGTACAAAGGTACCAACCAACTAACCTCTTTCCGACTTTGTGATTCCACTTTGCTCCCCGGAGCGAGTTATGTAACGATCTCCTACCCTTGCAGGCCCGAACGGATGCAGAAATGAGCGATGAATTGaaacaggtgggccgtggcttctcccgtagggtgaagtcattcaccgtttatgatgtgaatggctatcgctttcgcaCGAGAAGCTACGAGGAGAGTCGACCCAACCTAAAAACCATGTGCTgcggagttcgtacgcccggcacgGATGGGAATGACTACTATGGCATAGTCGAAGAGATATACGAGCTCAACTTTAAGGGTACCGGGACTTTAGCGCCGgtggtattcaaatgccattggttcgatcctgatATCACGAGGAAAGACCTTACGATAGgtcaagtcgagattcgacaggactcTAGCTataaaggagacgatgtctacattgtggccaactgagacgccacgcaagtttattacctcccatgggcgtgccaaaaagacgaGAAGCTTGCGGGGTGGAGCCTTGTGCATTTGGTGTCGCCGCGCGGCAAAGCACCTCTCCCAAACGACgacgattacaactttgacccaagcaCCGATGAGTTCTATCAACCTGAGGGGCTAGAAGGTACCTTGGAGATcgacattggttcgctcatgggcatggaagtagacaacgaaatcgatgaggacgagggtgaGGAGGTGCAGGATGCCAGGGACTTAAGAATGCTTGAGCAATGGCAGATGCAGCGCGATGGAGTTGTCCAGGaggaggtacatgatgatgactatggagacgatgaggatgatgatgacagtgATGACTTAAGGgagctcgacaatattgatagcgATGACGACGATAGTGATAGAGATGACGACTCCACGCCCGAGATATTGCCGTTCGCGGAGATAATTACGAggccatgtaatactatattgttattattatgttccTTTACAAGTACTTGTCATTTATTTATGCTAACAGTTTTGTTCTTTGTcattgcaggcactcggcaaaatgccaggcggacggcggcagcggccgcaTCGAGCAGTACGCTCGGCGTACCAGGTCCCCCCGCAAGAGACCGCcgatgacgatgaggaggaggaggaggtgttggTGCGCGGGTCGTCCAGTAGGGGGTCCCAGCCCCCCAGCGGACGTCGCCAGGCGACCAGGAGGCTGCCGTTCTCGTCCTCACAAGGGGGGACGACGTCGCGTGACGACGAGCGCGGCggcgacaacgacgacgacgatgacgacgacgacggcgacgacacGCCTACACCAGGCGAGACAGCTTCGACTTCGTCAGGCGTGGCCAAGGTGTACTCGCGCGGGCCCACGCAGCTTCCTAGGGTGCGGCCGCAATTCCACCAGCGCCCGGTGATCACACCCGTGGGCCAGACATAAGTAACCATTATTGATTtcactacttgttcatatgacatgtCAAAAATCGAACTGAAGACTAACAATTGTTCTTAATGACTCGTGCAGTTCCTGGAAGATTGTGAGTGGAGCAGGTCAAGCACGCCATATCAATGGCATCCAGGGCCTCCTGATTAAGGAGTACTACCCTGGCCTTGTCAACGTCAACGGTGAGATGAAGGCGCCCACCAAGTGGTCCCACTTCTACCTCGTCGAGGAGGGTGGCGAGACCATCGCGGCAAAGATAAAGAGGGAGTTTTGGGTGAGTCTTTCATCGCACCGCATTGCTAAATAGTACGCATTCGTCGGACTTCTTACAAAAAGGAAATGATACATGATgtgtctgtgtgcaggacttcttcacgtgcGAGGAGGGTAAAGCGGCCCAGGCGGCGCGAGTGCAGGAGGCGGTATGCAAAGATCGTCTCAAGGACCTGTACCATGAGGCGCGCATACAGGCCATCCGCGACTTCCACGCCAACGTGCTTGGAGAGAACATCAAGAAGCCCCAAATCCGCCAGAGAATGAACTCGAGGGAGGCCGACCTCACCCAAGCGCAATACGAGCAGGTAATTAAGTATGACAACATTCGTTCAGATTCCTTCAGTGAAACATTACACTAATCTTCTcgcatgtcaaatacttgatgtcatgCAGGTGTGTCCGTCGTGGTGCGACAACCACAGGGAATGCTGGACGGAGATTGTGTGCATGTGGCGCACGGATGAGGCGTACGCGAGGCGCGTCGACCGTCAGGGCCGCCGCGCGCAGATGCGAGGGGTGTCACACCACCAAGGGAATCAGCCCCTCCCCCAGTTCGCGACAAGATGGGTATGCGTCCGTTCATGTCTTAATCCTTGCGCTCAATTGTCAAtacttgtaaccatgtttgtgttttcaatgcAGACGCAGATGCACGGTGGGCAGGAAATCAACGAGTACACCGCGTACCTCCTCtctcacaagggcaaggcgacggatccgaacaacgtctacaacccggaggatggGCCCGATGCGTACACCAACCCCACCGCCTACGAGAAGGCCACCGAGTACACCGTCGTGGCTCGCCAGCGCTACGGGGAGACGTTCGACCCCACCGCtgagcccctggacacagacctcctacagaggttgggaccagggaagcagcacggccgctaCTACATGGCCCATAGCGCCCTCGACCCGTCCCAGGTTCCTACGCTGACCTAGGTTCGATCCACGCCCACGAGCTCCAGCGACATCCCCGTAGTGCCCCGGCGGCAGTCAGCGTCACAGGTAAGTGCCGTTTCGTTCGTCGTTCACTCGTTTCGCACCTGTACATACAATCAACACTGCGGatgtaatattgcaggcccagatggaggccaagatggaGGAGAGGATCGCCACGTTGCACGCGCAGATGATGGCGCAACAGATGGCTTACCAGCAAAGCCTACAGCAACACTACAGCACTCAGATGCAGAACATGGCCAGCTTCTTCCAGTCCATGCAGACGCCCGGGGCGTCTACACCGCCTCCTCTTCCAATGttcgctccaccgcctcctcctccagagttttttcctgtgcctgctcctgtcgctcctggagggaccccggtgagtatattgactcttgctttaacttgtgcgtccatgctgcagatactaatgacatcacttggcgtttaacttgtgcaggtacagtcggcgggttcgaacccgtctcctggaggtcccggccatcagatgatgtcgtatccaccacctgcaccctatccaccgtatccacctccgcgtggccctcctccgacgtactcgtggccgccggtgcgcggagggtggcagtacgcgcaggcgcctcagtttggtccaagggggtttccatgggcaaaccctgggggctctgggggcggagcggacgatgagaccggggacggcgcgacgagctaggtacttgtcgattctgttatcatgtatccaccgtatcgtcgaagttgttgtcatgtatttcttttcttcgttatggacctagacttgttatgttgaacttcgtgtgatggacgtcgacttgtggtgttcgatgtgttggacttcatgtgatggttgtaatgcacttgtgtggttgttattgtgacatatatgtgagatatatgtgatgttgtgcgttattgtgatatatgtggtgatgttggcgacaaatgtgatgaaattgtgatataaatggtgctaccggtgcttctggtgaaattggattataatttgtgattttgcagggttttgatgcgagaaaacagaaaacaaaagcaaaaaaaaaaattccagctttgccgactgtttacagtcggcaaagctgggcaaaaaaaacccaggacagagtctttgccgactgcaatgggaggcagtcggcaaagaggtcaaatctttgccgactgcaactccgaaagcagtcggcaaagaacatttcaaaaaaaaaatattttctttctttgccgactgccgagctggcggccagtcggcaaacaatttttgaaaaaaaaaattctttgccgactgccgaggaaccagcagtcggcaaagcctgccgtcagggctgacggcgccacgtggctatgccgactgctggcgtggcagttggcaaaggatttgccgactgtgtgccacgtggcaatcggcaaatccgcctttgccgacccaggctttgccgactgctctttgccgactgccacgtggctttgcggtcggcaaatcctttgccgactgggtttatgcctttgccgaccggggcaagcagtcggcaaagaggcgtttTCCTGTAGTGAATGGAGAGGAAATAAAGTACAGGAATAGTGCTCTACCTACAAATGCAAGCTCGCATTATTCATGGCTTGAAGCGCTGCCATGAACATCCATACTTGTTTGGTAGTCTTATTAGCTTCATGTGACCTCTCACCTCTACCTATCTTATAAAAATGTATCCTTATGTGTAGCTAGCGAGTGGCTTAAAACCAGTGCAACAGTATGGGGGAGAGACAGAGTAAAAAATTGGGTGATCGAAGAAcaataataaagctcattttgagTAGGAGGTATCTGGAACAACGTTACCACACAGAATATTGAAGTATAGGAACCAGAAGTTCCTTCTAGACAGATTAATCTCAGCCGCTGATGTGGGAAAGAAATTAATTTATGTGATTAATTGTTAGTTATCAGTCATTACTTCAGCTAGAACTCGTTTTGTCGCACGAATTGGCTCGCCGGGCGACCACGCCGATTCCATGCCGGTGCTTGCCCTCCTGGAGGGGGTGGCTGGGGCTTGGCACCGCCCAGTAGACAAGGATTGGCACCGCCCGCTGGACAGGGGTCAGCGCCGCCCGCCTGTAGGGCCTCCTCGACACCGTGTGCCGGGAATCTGGGCTCGCCGGCGGCCTTGCAATTCAGTTTCGCGAACCTCCCGCTGCCCTTCTGATCGAGAAAAAAAGGAGCCCCTTGCCATCACCCGGCACCATGAGCCTCGCTAGCTAGGCGCCCTCCGCCGTCCGCCCATATGATAGCCTAGCTGTTGCCCTCTTTGTTAATCGAATAGGTAAGCCGATAAAATGACTAATATACCATCGGACTTTTCTTTTTAATTGGTTCCTGCCCCATAGGTTTTTAGTACCGGTCCACAACTTAGTACCTCCTACTAGGTACATCTTATCTTCTAGCCACTAGATCTGGATTGATGGGCGGCTATTAAAATTCCCAAGCATTGTATTTTTTCttaactatattattattatattagtaCTGTTTACTAGCATGCGTGGGATCATCTCGTCCCTTTGGCTGCTATACGGGAAATATACCTCATCAGTCATCATTATTCGCCAACCTAGCCAAATTATAGGTAAAGCTGATGCTCAAGCCACAACTAATTTTACCAATTTCTGTATGCGACATAGTGTTGGCGTGATGACTATGTTATCTGCATTTGCTGAGATCTCCGGAACCTCAAGCAGAAAGGCATGGAATCGATCgagtaataataatatatatgagACTGCATGCAACGATTTAGATTTCAATCTGGCCATTGAGCATTCAGCTAGccatgaatcgagacccttcaacCCTTCATGGTTGCATAGCTTCCATGTTCAGTGACAAAGCAGAGGCCATGGAGGAGCCGTCAGGATAATATTTTCCGAAGTAACTTGCCTGAATGTTGAAAATATTTCTTGTATAGGATCCAGCGGATCATGTATTTATGGAATAATGGAGAGAAAATAAAGTGCAGAgagaaaataaagtgcagaaaaaGTGAATGCACCACCTATAGGAAGAATAGAGTTGGATGAAATTGAATTGATTTCTGAGCTTCACGAGATGATTATATAGTATAGAGGACCAACACCCACGTTGGTAAGCAATGTGGTCTATTCCTATAAATTTACTCTAACACCCACGCAATCCCAGCAGGAGCGCTGAAGAAAGTGAAACTGGAGAAGAATCCAATTTGTCTGtaggcccacaggatcaccggctcaggtgagagAACCATTCactagtcttgccgagcacccgctagtgttgccgagcacccactagccgtgccgaccacgaacaagcgttgtccgtccccacacactatggcttgagctagaagaagaagggagaacagagcatgcacgctcaatacaagacaccagcgttgccgaagccctgtctgtgagatggcaaatctgagctctctttactgagttgccgtgatagtctatttatacaactctatccatctagtcctaatccagcgcacatgctgtaacagtaactagataacatacagggctgactctacgccggccactgcatgtgtctacagtgctgcaggtgagccgtgcggcgcctgcacctgtagCGGCTAcaatatcacagcagggggccttttcggcgccgccttcccgtGCTGTGTTCatacaaggtagcagtagattagctaacaatcttcctctaatcctactgctaacccttgtaccccctcaatgccgatcatctccttcagctccgtgagtcgaagacgtccgagcggcttggtgaggacgtccgcgagttgccgaccaggttcgaaaactcgatgacgatctgccctccatcgacacagcccctgaggaagtggaacttcacgtcgatgtgtttactccggtcatgcagaaccggattcttcgcgggggcgatggcgggctggttgtccaccatcagtgctgatgggtgagcttccacaccggtcagctcgcccagcagccggcatagccacacaacttggcacgccgctgtggctgccgctacgtactctgccttgcACATAGATaatgccaccaccttctgcttcagcgacaaccataaaattggggccgacccaaggaagatgagcacgccagaggtgctccgtcgcccgccgatgtcccccgccatgtctgcatcgctgaacacagtgagctgcagtctACTCCCGTCAGTccttgggaagatgatcccatgatctacCGTCTCCTTGACGTAgcacagtagccgcttcaccgcagcccagtgatcctctctaggatcctccatgaagcgactgacgtagcccacggcgaaagcaatgtccggcctcatgtggactaggtagcacagaccgccgacgatgctctggtagagtgttgcatccaccttcaccgCGGTACTgtccttcgtcagcttcagccgctcctccatcggagtcactcatggcttgcactcagccgtgccgctcctctccaacagcttggaggcatacgcgctctgaccgagcgtgagttcctccttcccctgtctcacctcgatgccgaggtagtaggaaagtgcgccgagatcgctcattcaaaaacgagctgccatctcgcgcttgaagctgttgatatcCTCCGTGCGTGCGccggtgacgattaagtcatccacatacacgccgacgacaagctcctccttcccccgtcgccacgtgtagagcgcatgctcggttgcgcacctttgaaacccaagctcgctcagcatggcatcaagcttggcgttccatgctcggggggcctgccgtagcccgtagagcgccttgcgcagtcggagcaccctgtgctcctctcccttgacggcgaaacctggaggttgcctgatgaAGACCATTTCtgccagctcgccgttgaggaaggccaatttaacgtccaagtgatggacgcaccagtcctttgctgctgccaaagcaagtagcaaacagaccgactcc
This genomic interval carries:
- the LOC136510506 gene encoding uncharacterized protein, which gives rise to MGDREWMYSGFASKSHEWIRGTTEFLEHAFGPAAKGSIRMPCPCSECRNKKKKVKAQVLRDLFKHGFVPNYTRWRHHGEYHPIRDEVVRPILEEYDGDAGMADMMADFHEAQFGEGMDVEEDPKETAKAFYDMMESAQKPLHEKTKLTQLDAVSRLIGLKSQLGISRDGFDLVLSIVGGLLPADHVLPTNTYATQKLLRALKMPYEGIHACPKGCVLFRGDLEEAKTCPKCDASRFVLVEGSDGSMKQSKVPEKVIRHLPFLPRLQRLYMTEESAK